The Plasmodium knowlesi strain H genome assembly, chromosome: 4 genome window below encodes:
- a CDS encoding pseudouridine synthase, putative: MSISRRPYVWLGRFFPSILIIPLLPLLTLVSLLDNVSSFDVTPTRSSITARKVPIVRLNKIISMEKKISRRKSDEFIKDGNVKLNNKVVKNPGTHIDVSKDKIKISGKLVNIVRTQKMINRNDNNFYKWFVLHKPKGFLCTSNDEKDRASIYSLFPQDIMDNYRLVSVGRLDRNTSGVLLLTNEYAWVNKLTHPKYQRIRTYRVHIEGPAQMKVLKQLATGIYLQDDNRGKENKKIVKKKRTQPAFIEILREETIKVKDQVKKVSVLNISVREGRNRQIRKMFEQINQPVIKIKRTAFENITLKDVFFPKQYRELTQREISNLKARRL; this comes from the exons atGAGTATTTCCCGCCGTCCCTACGTTTGGCTCGGCAGATTTTTCCCGTCCATTCTGATTATACCCCTTCTTCCACTCCTAACGCTTGTATCACTTTTGGATAATGTCAGCAGCTTCGACGTAACTCCAACTCGCAGTAGCATCACGGCGAGAAAGGTACCTATCGTAAGACTGAACAAAATCATTtccatggagaaaaaaatatcgagGAGGAAATCAGACGAATTCATCAAGGATGGAAATGTAAAGCTCAATAACAAAGTTGTTAAAAACCCCGGAACACATATCGATGTAtcaaaagataaaataaaaatttccgGCAAACTGGTCAATATTGTGCGAACGCAAAAAATGATTAATCGAAATGACAACAATTTCTACAAGTGGTTTGTTCTTCATAAACCGAAGGGATTCCTATGTACATCCAATGACGAGAAGGATAGGGCTTCCATATATTCCCTCTTCCCACAGGATATTATGGATAACTACCGACTAGTTTCCGTAG GCCGACTCGACCGAAACACATCCGGTGTGCTCCTCCTCACCAACGAATACGCTTGGGTCAATAAACTGACGCACCCAAAATACCAACGAATAAGAACATACAGAGTGCACATCGAAGGACCTGCACAAATGAAAGTTCTCAAACAGCTAGCCACAGGTATATATCTACAAGACGATaatagaggaaaagaaaataaaaaaatagtgaaaaaaaaaagaacacaaccAGCATTTATTGAAATATTAAGGGAAGAAACCATAAAAGTAAAAGATCAAGTCAAAAAGGTAAGTGTATTAAATATTAGCGTAcgcgaaggaagaaatagacAAATTAGAAAAATGTTTGAACAAATAAACCAACCagtaattaaaataaaacgaaCTGCCTTCGAAAATATAACCCTCAAGGATGTATTTTTCCCCAAGCAGTACCGTGAACTGACCCAACGGGAAATCTCTAATTTGAAGGCACGCCGCTTGTAA
- a CDS encoding 40S ribosomal protein S30, putative, giving the protein MGKVHGSLARAGKVKNQTPKVPKVSKRKKLTGRAKKRQLYNRRFSDGTGRKKGPNSKL; this is encoded by the exons atgg GAAAGGTACACGGATCATTAGCTCGTGCGGGAAAGGTCAAGAACCAAACGCCCAAGGTCCCCAAGGTGtccaagaggaaaaagttgACTGGAAGGGCAAAGAAGAGACAACTATATAACAGAAGATTTTCCGATGGaacaggaaggaagaagggacCCAATTCGAAATTATAA
- a CDS encoding replication factor C subunit 1, putative, whose translation MSSKGKKLFDDDSTSHGGRKRKRLKKVSSSLFDDDDDNDNDLFNTEDTSASKSKGVVEIKDDEDAEQGDIYCTTGTTSPKSVQNKSSKKHAYHDITSYFKSNSKRMEHQAEEDKEETGHNVKDNTGEKNTSLFNLESEKLKNEPSHTTTGVKRQREQDLSNMINELKYKKKHTSPGKGKAKEESDLNNSGGNITKKKNDTTSTSTINANKNNNFDYLPFHSLKFVLTGVFKNFSRDELQSKIKEHGGNVMSAVSSKTHYLIHGEYLEDGRMYNEGKKYQKALEVQKMSKCNIKILNEEEFLQMLPEEKNKTSKWEDAADGKDDQDALEKMQQSDFTKVGSESGASGSGSYNRGTHSEKETPPKCSAPGDQQKILNQLWVEKYRPRSLNELVGNTQNVLKLKNWLASWDDVCIKGLKKQVTKTFRGVYENVNARCALLSGSAGIGKTTTAKIVAESSGYNVIEFNASDERNKAAVEKISEMATGGYSIASIKSRKLTKTCIIMDEVDGMSSGDKGGSAAILKLIEKTKCPIICICNDRQNSKMRTLANKCYDLKFTSPNKNSVVNRLLEICKKEDITMEPNALELLWESTNGDMRQMLNALQLLSRTYKRIQFLDLKKELNNSNKNIQSLANPFEITLKLLNFHESSKLKIREIMDLFFVDYELIPFFISENYTNVFNDNDKSTNWINKWIAYSQISYDLALSEKIKYNMKTTMDFSLLPHYSILSCVCPVMRIKMLKAYMSGRINFPSAFGKISTFNKNKRLLNEVCFNMSYKLNVCPKHMVTSGFLNYIYAQIISPLQKSNIPKAIQLMEEYNVTKEMITENIPCLRLPTQENLYDKLDSKIKAAFTRQYNAFHVIKNDPNMMRKGLKSTEKKSSFKMNEYESDEDMDDLSESKEDKDDDILVKSKVDKKPASKGKATPRSKTTKR comes from the coding sequence ATGAGCTCCAAAGGAAAGAAACTCTTCGATGATGATAGTACCAGCcatgggggaaggaaaaggaagcgACTGAAAAAAGTATCAAGCAGTTTGtttgatgatgatgatgataatgaCAACGATTTGTTTAACACAGAAGATACCAGCGCATCTAAATCCAAAGGGGTTGTCGAAATTAAGGACGACGAAGATGCAGAACAGGGGGATATCTACTGCACCACAGGAACTACCTCCCCCAAATCAGTGCAGAATAAGTCATCAAAAAAACATGCGTACCATGATATCACGTCCTACTTCAAATCAAATTCCAAAAGGATGGAGCATCAAGCAGAGGAAGACAAAGAGGAAACCGGACATAATGTGAAGGATAatacaggagaaaaaaatacaagtcTCTTCAACttagaaagtgaaaaattaaaaaacgaACCTTCTCATACGACCACCGGGGTGAAGAGGCAAAGGGAACAAGACCTATCCAACATGATAAACGAACttaagtataaaaaaaaacacacctctccagggaagggaaaagccAAAGAAGAATCCGACCTTAACAATAGCGGAGGGAATatcacaaaaaagaaaaatgacacCACCTCCACGTCCACCATcaatgcaaataaaaacaacaacTTCGACTACCTCCCTTTCCATAGCCTCAAATTTGTCTTAACAggagtttttaaaaatttctctAGAGACGAATTACAATCCAAAATTAAAGAGCATGGGGGAAATGTTATGTCAGCTGTATCGTCAAAAACGCATTATCTCATTCATGGGGAGTACCTGGAAGATGGTCGAATGTACAACGAGGGAAAGAAGTACCAGAAGGCCTTGGAAGTGCAGAAGATGAGTAAGTGCaatattaaaattttgaatgaGGAGGAGTTCTTACAGATGCTACCagaggagaagaacaaaacatCCAAGTGGGAAGATGCCGCGGACGGGAAGGATGATCAAGACGCATTAGAAAAGATGCAACAGAGCGACTTCACCAAGGTTGGAAGTGAAAGTGGCGCCAGCGGAAGTGGTAGCTATAACCGTGGAACACACAGCGAGAAGGAAACCCCACCCAAATGCAGTGCACCTGGAGACCAACAGAAAATTCTCAATCAACTATGGGTGGAGAAGTACAGACCAAGAAGCTTAAATGAACTTGTCGGAAACACTCAAAATGTActgaagttaaaaaattggCTAGCTAGCTGGGATGATGTATGTATAAAGGGATTGAAAAAACAAGTAACGAAAACATTTAGAGGGGTGTACGAAAATGTAAATGCCAGGTGTGCCCTTTTGAGTGGCTCCGCAGGGATCGGAAAAACGACGACTGCAAAAATTGTGGCCGAAAGTTCAGGATATAACGTTATCGAATTTAATGCATCCGATGAGAGAAACAAAGCAGCAGTAGAAAAAATCAGCGAAATGGCCACTGGAGGGTACTCCATTGCTTCTATCAAAAGCcgaaaattaacaaaaactTGTATAATTATGGATGAAGTAGATGGCATGTCCAGCGGAGATAAAGGAGGTAGTGCAGCCATATTAAAATTGatagaaaaaacaaagtgtCCAATTATCTGCATTTGCAATGACAGGCAAAATAGCAAAATGAGAACATTAGCCAACAAATGCTACGATTTAAAATTCACAAGTCCTAACAAAAATAGTGTCGTCAATAGGCTACtggaaatatgcaaaaaagagGATATCACGATGGAGCCCAACGCATTGGAACTTCTATGGGAAAGCACAAATGGAGATATGAGACAAATGCTAAATGCACTCCAATTACTCTCTAGAACGTATAAGCGAATCCAATTCTTGGACTTGAAAAAAGAGTTAAACAACTCTAATAAAAACATACAATCTTTAGCTAACCCATTTGAAATAACACTCAAACTTTTAAACTTTCATGAATcatcaaaattaaaaatacgAGAAATTATGGACCTCTTTTTTGTAGACTATGAATtgatcccattttttataagtGAAAATTACACCAATGTATTTAATGATAATGACAAATCTACTAACTGGATAAATAAATGGATTGCCTACTCACAAATATCATACGATTTAGCCCtatcagaaaaaattaaatacaaTATGAAAACTACAATggatttttccctccttccgCACTATTCCATCCTGTCATGTGTATGTCCTGTCATGCGAATTAAAATGTTAAAGGCATATATGTCTGGCAGAATTAATTTTCCCTCCGCCTTTGGAAAAATTTCCACCTTTAACAAGAATAAAAGGCTACTAAACGAGGTATGCTTTAACATGTCGTACAAATTGAATGTCTGTCCAAAGCACATGGTTACCTCTGGGTTcttaaattatatatatgcacagatTATTTCTCCACTCCAAAAAAGTAACATACCCAAGGCCATCCAACTTATGGAAGAATATAACGTTACCAAAGAAATGATCACGGAAAATATCCCCTGCTTGAGATTACCCACGCAGGAAAATTTGTATGATAAATTGGATTCAAAAATTAAGGCGGCCTTCACTAGGCAGTACAACGCTTTTCATGTTATCAAGAATGATCCTAATATGATGCGCAAGGGGCTCAAGTCAACTGAGAAGAAAAgttccttcaaaatgaatgaatacGAATCCGATGAAGACATGGACGACCTCAGTGAATCCAAAGAGGACAAGGACGACGACATACTCGTCAAGAGTAAGGTCGACAAGAAGCCTGCCAGCAAGGGGAAGGCTACCCCTCGCTCCAAGACAACGAAACGATGA
- a CDS encoding ribosome associated membrane protein RAMP4, putative — protein MDNLQDFVKNLKEKSLYKSFKKVHKKYKSRFLNKMASNRKISQKVDAFDNNITQRGNVPTSLVKKGKKHPVGPILLVIFIFVVIGSVFIQILSMIQKSKTFD, from the exons ATGGATAACCTTCAAGACTTCGTGAAAAaccttaaggaaaaaagcctTTACAAGTCGTTCAAAAAAGTCCATAAGAAGTACAAGTCTCGTTTTTTAAACAAG ATGGCTAGTAACAGAAAAATAAGCCAAAAGGTTGACGCCTTTGATAACAACATAACACAGCGAGGCAACGTGCCGACCTCATTGgtgaagaagggaaagaaacatCCTGTGGGGCCCATACTTCTtgtaattttcatttttgtggtTATTGGATCCG TTTTTATCCAAATTTTGAGCATGATACAAAAGTCGAAAACGTTTGACTGA